From the genome of Candidatus Defluviilinea proxima:
TTGATCATCAAAGATGTGTATCAATGGCGTGTACCGGAGAGGATTGCGCGGGAGATTTCAGAAGAAAAAGGTTTGTCTGCCACTGATTAATTCATATTAAGGAGAAAATAATGTTCGGTCCAAAGACACATGCGTTACAAAAGCGTGCGCAGAAAATTATGCCATTGGGGGTCAATTCTAATTTTCGATTTTGGGGGGAAGAGATTACACCGTATGTTGAAAAAGCAAAAGGTGCGTATTTATGGGACGTTGATGGGAATAAGTATATCGATTATCGCATGGCCTTTGGACCAATTATCCTCGGTCATTCCTACCCCGAAGTTGATTCGAAAGTAATTGAAGAGATCCAACGCGGAATCCTTTTTGCCATGACCGGGGAACTGGAGATCGCTGTCGCTGAGATGATCACAGAGATGGCTCCCGCAGTGGAGATGGTCCGCATGGCGTGTTCAGGGACAGAAGCGACCATGCATGCCATTCGCGTGGCACGTGCTTATACCGGGCGTGACTTGATCCTGAAGTTCGAGGGTAACTATCATGGTTTCCATGACCATACATTGTGGTCGACATATGCTCCTGTTGAAGCGTATGGGAATCGGCGTAGTCCAATTCCGGTGCCGGCCTCCTCAGGCATCCCGAAGACGATGCGGGAATTCATTATCACACTTCCATTTAATGATTTCGATGGCTTTGAGCGTGTGATGCGTTCGTATGGCGAGCAGATCGCGGCTGTGATCTCTGAACCGTGTCAGGGAAATTGTGCAGCAATCAATCCGCAGGATGGCTTCCTTGAATTGATCCGCAAGAAGACGGAAGAATATGGCTGTGTCTTTATTCTCGATGAAGTGAAGACTGGTTTCCGTATTGCCAACGGTGGTGCGCAAGAGTATTACGGAATCAAACCTGACCTTGCAACGTATGCGAAGGCTCTTGGCAACGGATACCCGATTGCGGCATTTGGTGGCAAGAAAGAGATCATGTCCATTATTGGACAGGGCGTAGCGCAAGGCGGGACGTACACAAATAACAAGCCCGGTATTGCTGGCGCGTATGCGACCTTAAGCCTGTTGAAATCAAAACCGATTCTGAAGGCCATCGCACAACGCGGACAACGCCTCATGGATGGCTTGAAGGATATCTTCGAAGAGAACGATATCCCCGCCGCGATGACTGGGTACCCGGCCATGTTCTCGTTCTCCTTAGGAGTCGAAGCTGTGACCTGTCAACGAGACTGGGCGAAAAGCGATCATGACTTGTATCTCAAGCTTGTTGAAAAAGCCATCGCCAAAGGTGTGATGCCTGACTATGATTCGCGAGAACCGTGGTTTATGTGTTACGACCATTCAGATGCCGATGTAGATGAAACATTAAGCGTCTATGCTGAGATCGTAAAGGAAGTGAAGAATTGATTTATTGAAGGTCAAACGTTGAAAGTTAAACGTTTGACCTTCAACTTTTTATATGGAGTCTCTATGACAAAACTAACATCCCAAGAAATCATTGACCTCAACAAAGAATACACTTTCTTCTCCTGGTCCGTGCAGGGACAGGTGAATCCTATTCCTGTGACCAAAGCGGAAGGCGTGTACTTCTGGGATGCGGACGGGAAACGCTATTTGGATTTCTCGTCCCAACTGATGAACACCAATATCGGGCATCAACATCCCAAAGTTATCAAAGCCATTCAAGACCAGGCCGCGCAGTTGACTTTCACTCATCCGGGCAACGCTACGGAAGCGCGTGGTTTGCTCGGCAAAAAGTTGGCAGAAGTGACGCCGGGTGATTTGAAAAAGACCTTTTTTGCGCTTGGTGGCTCGGAAGCAAATGAGAATGCGATCAAGATTGCGCGCTTCTATACGGGGCGCCATAAGATCCTTGCGCGCTATCGCTCGTATCACGGTGCGACGCATGGCTCAATTGCGTTGACAGGCGATTACCGCCGCCTTGCAGTGGAGCCGGTCATGCCGGGCGGAGTCCATTTCCTTGACCCATTCTGTTATCGCTGTCCGTTTGGGCAGAAACCTGAGTCATGCAAACGGGAATGTATTTCCCATTTGGAAGAAGTCATTAAATATGAAGGACCTGACAAGATCGCCGCGATCATCATGGAAGGTGTGGTTGGCTCAAACGGACTCATCGTCCCGCCCGATGATTATTGGCCTCGCGTGCGTGAGTTGTGCGACAAGTATGGCATCTTGTTGATCTCTGACGAGGTCATGAGCGGATGGGGACGCACCGGCAAATGGTTCGCCGTGGACAACTGGAATGTGACTCCGGACATCATTACCACCGCCAAGGGCATCACCAGCGGATACACCCCGCTCGGTGCGGTCATTGTCTCTGAGAAGATCGCCAAGTTCTTCGATGATAAATATTTCTATGCGGGTCTCACATATAGCGCGCATGCGCTTTCTTGTGCTACTGCATTGGCAACAATCGAAGTCTACGAAGAAGATAAGCTAATTGAAAATGCCGCTTTGCTCGGAAAATATCTCGGCGAAGCGTTGGAAGATATCAAAGCGAGACATGTCTCCGTGGGCGATGTACGTTACATCGGCTTGTTCTCAACGATTGAGTTGGTCGTCAACCGTGAGACCAAGGAAAGCTTCTCGCCTGTCGTCATGGCGGAAGTTGGCAAGGTCTTGCGCCAAAACGGACTGTTCACCTTCATCATGGCGAACAACATGGGCAGTATGGTCTTCATTGTTCCGCCGTTGTGCATCACGCAGGAACAAATCGACGAAGGTCTCGCTATCGTCGAGAAGGCGCTGGAAGTTGCGGATAAACAATTGAAATAAAGAGAATAGAGAGTAGATGATTGGATAATAGTTTCAACTAATCATCTACTCTCTAATTATCTAATCATCTGGAGAACTCATGGAAATCCTCAACTACATCAACGGCGAATGGGTCAAGCCCACCGTCAAAGAATATTTCGATGTCATCAACCCCGCTACGGGACTGGTGATCGCCAAGACTCCGCTCGGCACAAAAGCGGATGTGGACTCAGCGGCGAAAGCCGCCAGTGAAGCGTATATTTCGTGGCGGCGTGTGCCGGTCAATGATCGCGTGCAGTATCTTTTCAAACTGCGCGACCTCATGCGTTCCAATCATGATGAGATTGCCAAACTCATCACTGAAGAATGTGGCAAGACCTTCGAAGAAGCCAAGGCCGAGATGGTGCGCGCCTTTGAGAATATCGAAGTCGCTTGCGGAATGCCGCACATGAGCAAGGGCGAATTCGTCGAAGATATTGCCCCTGGCATTGACGAGATCATGATCCGTCAGCCCGTGGGTGTGTGCGCCACGATCGCGCCGTTCAACTTCCCTGGCATGATCCCGTTTTGGTATCTGCCGTATGCGCTTGCCGCTGGCAACACCTACATCGTTAAGCCTTCTGAAAAAGTGCCCACCACGATGCAGTTCATCTTCAAGCTCATCGAGCAGGTTGGTTTCCCTAAGGGCGTGGTCAACATGGTCAACGGCGCGAAAGATGTGGTGGATGGCATCCTTGAGCATCCGTCCATTCGCGCGATCACGTTTGTCGGTTCCACCAACATCGCAAAATATATTTACGCCACCGCCGCGTCACATGGCAAGCGTGTGCAGGCGCAGGGTGGAGCGAAGAATCCTGTCATCGTTTTGCCGGATGCAGATATGGACATGGCTACGAAGATCATTGCGGACTCTGCCTTCGGATGCGCGGGACAACGCTGTCTCGCCGTCTCTTTCGCAGTGACGGTTGGTACAGCCCGAAATACTTTTACTGAGCTGATATGTGATGCTGCTTCGACTCGTGTCGTCGGCTACGGCATGGACTCCGGTGTCCAGATGGGACCGGTCATCAATGCGGCGTCAAAGGCGAGAGTCGAGTCGTTGATTGGACTCGGCGTCCAGGAAGGAGCAGGCATCCCCGTAGATGGACGCGGAACTTTAGTCAAAGGATATGAAGGCGGTAACTTTGTACGTCCCACGATTTTGGCAGATGTCCCGCGTGGAAGTGAGATCGCAAAGACAGAGATCTTCGGTCCCGTGTTGAGTCTCATGCATGTGGAAACGGTTGACGATGCAATTGAACTCGTCAACAGCGGACAGTATGGCAATCAAGCGAGTCTGTTTACGTCATCGGGTTCTGCCGCGCGAAAGTTTAGATACGAGGCTGATGCAGGCAACATCGGCATCAACATCGGTGTTGCCGCGCCGATGGCATTCTTCCCGTTCAGCGGTTGGAAGGATTCGTTCTTCGGCGATATGCACGGGCAGGGCATGGACGCAGTAGAGTTCTTCACGCAGAAGAAAATTGTGGTGGAACGCTGGCCCAAGGAATGGACAAGGAAGTTTTAATTTTATTTATTGGATCAACAAGGAGGAGCCATGGCTGAAATAAGTGCAACGCAGAATAGTGGTATTCCGGTTCGAGTCATTCAGCGACGGTTGACGTTGTTGCCGCTCGTGATGATCATGTTTTTCACGGTGAGCGGCGGCGCCTATGGGCTGGAAGATTTGGTTGGTTATTCCGCGCCCGGCATGAGTCTTCTGCTTATTTTATTGACGCCCATCATTTGGAGTTTGCCTACAGCGTTGATGGTGGCTGAACTTTCCACAGCCATGCCTGTGCAAGGTGGTTATTATGCCTGGGTGAAAAAGGCGCTCGGCCCATTTTGGGGATTTCAGGAAGGCTGGTGGAGTTGGCTTACTTCTTTTGTGGATATGGCGATCTACCCGGTATTGTTTGCTGATTATCTTTCTGCGTTGCTGGTTCAACAATTCGATATTCATGCCCTTGAAAATCCATGGATCCATTGGGGTGTTACTTTGTTGGTGATCTGGATATTTGCCGGATTGAATATTCGCGGCACAAAAAATGTAGGCGATTCATCCAATTGGTTTGGGTTGTTCATCCTTGCGCCTTTCGCAGTTATGTCAGTGATCGGGATCGTACGTTTGATCCAAAATCCTTTCCCGATCTGGGAGCCTTTCGTTCCGCCTGATACATCTGTTTTCGGCGCGTTTGGCGTGGGGTTGTTCGTTGTCATGTGGAATTACCTTGGTTGGGATGGTGTCTCCACGGTTTCGGAGGAGATTGAAAACCCGAAGAAAAATTATCCGCGAACATTAGCGATCACCATTCCGCTTGTGACGTTGGCATATTTGCTCCCTGTAGTGGGAGGTCTGGCAGTTTCACGCGATTGGGAAAACTGGACGGCGGGTTATTTCCCACAGGTTGCGGCGGCAATTGGTGGTCAATGGTTGGGCGCCTGGCTTGCGATTGGTGGGTTGGTCAGTGCGGTAGGGCTTTTTAGTGCATTACTGCTTTCGATCTCACGCCTGCCCTTTGTGATGGCGGAGGATGGATATTTGCCGAAAGGCATCACAAAGATGCACCCGAAATACGAAACACCCTGGGTGGCGATTGTGGTCTGTGCCACGATCTATTCCTTCTTCACGCTCAGTGCATTTGCAAGCCTGGTGGTTGTAGATGTGATCGTTTATTCGGCGGCGTTGTTGTTGGAATTCACGGCGTTGATCGCCTTCCGTATCAAGTTCCCAAAGATGAAGCGTCCATATCGTGTGCCGGGTGGTTGGTTTGGAATATTCTTGGTAACCATATTCCCGCTGGCCGTGTTGGTTCTTGCTGTGACGAGCACCATTCAGGAAGAAGGGATCGGTGCGCTCTACCTTTCGATTGGAGCGATCGCCACAGGGCCGATTCTCTACCCAATTTTGAAAAAGTTCGTCAAGAAAGATCAGCCTGACGTTGAAGTCCCAATTGAAATGGAAGCATAACAAAGGAATATCCAATGATCAAAAAAATCCTTTTACCTACAGATGGTTCAGAATATTCGCAGAAGACCGTGCAATATGCGATTGACCTTGCCAGGTCTCTGGGTGCAAGTGTAGATGTGATGCATGCCTATCAGTCTGCCTCCTTTTTGCGAAAACGCGCCGCCGCCATGATGGAAGAGTACAAACAAATGATGGAGGAAGATGCGAAAGAGATCGTTACGGAGATTGCCGAGCAACTGAAATCAGAAGGGATACAGGTTTCGGCAGTGGTCGTGGAGGGACCTGCCGCAGAAGCCATATTACGTGCTGTGGATGAATTAAACCCTGACGTGATCGTAATGGGTTCGCGTGGTGTGGGCGGTTTCAGTAACATGCTGTTGGGCGGTGTTGCTGAGCACGTGGTCCATTATTCGAAAGTCCCTGTGCTGGTGGTGAAGTAACTGTTGAAGGAAACTAGCAGCGGTGGTTGAGTAGCCCTTCGTTCTGCTCAACCACCAGATTATGAACAAATAGGAATTATATGAACTACGACAACGCATTATCTTATTCATCTCAATGGCTTGATATCATCAAACAGGAACATTTCCCTGAAGAGACTCAAGCCAAATGGATCATCAACGAATCCAAAAATAATTTTGCCGAACATTTCAATCGCAATTGGTTGGAGTATCGCAAGTCTGTGACCGAAGCTGGCGATTGGGCCTCGGTGGAATGGTCGGGCAAGGGTGCAACCTTCACCGATGTGATGGGACGAAAATTCATCGATTGGCTTGGCGGCTTTGGCATGTTCGATCTCGGTTGGACGCATCCTGACGTGATCGCCGCCGTTGATGCTCAACTCAAACGCAGTCCCATGCCTTCG
Proteins encoded in this window:
- a CDS encoding aspartate aminotransferase family protein, which codes for MFGPKTHALQKRAQKIMPLGVNSNFRFWGEEITPYVEKAKGAYLWDVDGNKYIDYRMAFGPIILGHSYPEVDSKVIEEIQRGILFAMTGELEIAVAEMITEMAPAVEMVRMACSGTEATMHAIRVARAYTGRDLILKFEGNYHGFHDHTLWSTYAPVEAYGNRRSPIPVPASSGIPKTMREFIITLPFNDFDGFERVMRSYGEQIAAVISEPCQGNCAAINPQDGFLELIRKKTEEYGCVFILDEVKTGFRIANGGAQEYYGIKPDLATYAKALGNGYPIAAFGGKKEIMSIIGQGVAQGGTYTNNKPGIAGAYATLSLLKSKPILKAIAQRGQRLMDGLKDIFEENDIPAAMTGYPAMFSFSLGVEAVTCQRDWAKSDHDLYLKLVEKAIAKGVMPDYDSREPWFMCYDHSDADVDETLSVYAEIVKEVKN
- a CDS encoding aminotransferase class III-fold pyridoxal phosphate-dependent enzyme, producing MTKLTSQEIIDLNKEYTFFSWSVQGQVNPIPVTKAEGVYFWDADGKRYLDFSSQLMNTNIGHQHPKVIKAIQDQAAQLTFTHPGNATEARGLLGKKLAEVTPGDLKKTFFALGGSEANENAIKIARFYTGRHKILARYRSYHGATHGSIALTGDYRRLAVEPVMPGGVHFLDPFCYRCPFGQKPESCKRECISHLEEVIKYEGPDKIAAIIMEGVVGSNGLIVPPDDYWPRVRELCDKYGILLISDEVMSGWGRTGKWFAVDNWNVTPDIITTAKGITSGYTPLGAVIVSEKIAKFFDDKYFYAGLTYSAHALSCATALATIEVYEEDKLIENAALLGKYLGEALEDIKARHVSVGDVRYIGLFSTIELVVNRETKESFSPVVMAEVGKVLRQNGLFTFIMANNMGSMVFIVPPLCITQEQIDEGLAIVEKALEVADKQLK
- a CDS encoding CoA-acylating methylmalonate-semialdehyde dehydrogenase, whose product is MEILNYINGEWVKPTVKEYFDVINPATGLVIAKTPLGTKADVDSAAKAASEAYISWRRVPVNDRVQYLFKLRDLMRSNHDEIAKLITEECGKTFEEAKAEMVRAFENIEVACGMPHMSKGEFVEDIAPGIDEIMIRQPVGVCATIAPFNFPGMIPFWYLPYALAAGNTYIVKPSEKVPTTMQFIFKLIEQVGFPKGVVNMVNGAKDVVDGILEHPSIRAITFVGSTNIAKYIYATAASHGKRVQAQGGAKNPVIVLPDADMDMATKIIADSAFGCAGQRCLAVSFAVTVGTARNTFTELICDAASTRVVGYGMDSGVQMGPVINAASKARVESLIGLGVQEGAGIPVDGRGTLVKGYEGGNFVRPTILADVPRGSEIAKTEIFGPVLSLMHVETVDDAIELVNSGQYGNQASLFTSSGSAARKFRYEADAGNIGINIGVAAPMAFFPFSGWKDSFFGDMHGQGMDAVEFFTQKKIVVERWPKEWTRKF
- a CDS encoding APC family permease, with amino-acid sequence MAEISATQNSGIPVRVIQRRLTLLPLVMIMFFTVSGGAYGLEDLVGYSAPGMSLLLILLTPIIWSLPTALMVAELSTAMPVQGGYYAWVKKALGPFWGFQEGWWSWLTSFVDMAIYPVLFADYLSALLVQQFDIHALENPWIHWGVTLLVIWIFAGLNIRGTKNVGDSSNWFGLFILAPFAVMSVIGIVRLIQNPFPIWEPFVPPDTSVFGAFGVGLFVVMWNYLGWDGVSTVSEEIENPKKNYPRTLAITIPLVTLAYLLPVVGGLAVSRDWENWTAGYFPQVAAAIGGQWLGAWLAIGGLVSAVGLFSALLLSISRLPFVMAEDGYLPKGITKMHPKYETPWVAIVVCATIYSFFTLSAFASLVVVDVIVYSAALLLEFTALIAFRIKFPKMKRPYRVPGGWFGIFLVTIFPLAVLVLAVTSTIQEEGIGALYLSIGAIATGPILYPILKKFVKKDQPDVEVPIEMEA
- a CDS encoding universal stress protein gives rise to the protein MIKKILLPTDGSEYSQKTVQYAIDLARSLGASVDVMHAYQSASFLRKRAAAMMEEYKQMMEEDAKEIVTEIAEQLKSEGIQVSAVVVEGPAAEAILRAVDELNPDVIVMGSRGVGGFSNMLLGGVAEHVVHYSKVPVLVVK